A window from Litorilinea aerophila encodes these proteins:
- a CDS encoding ABC transporter ATP-binding protein: MGKIMLEVRDLTTKYVTRYKEDVYAVDHVSLKIEEGKTLGIAGESGCGKSTLALSLMGYYFPPLHYMSGEIIIDGHNITGMKPDEVRKSILGKEIAYIPQAAMNALNPTRKVIDFIGDVIHAHDPTWTKKQIYDHARALFERLGLPATVLHKYPVELSGGMKQRTVIAIAVILRPKVLIADEPSSALDVTSQKMVIKMLRDMMESGFIKAMIFITHELPLLYNVADDIMVMYAGQIVERGTSKQVVFDPLHPYSKGLMGSIIVPESGLRSVKLTAIPGSPPNLKNPPPGCRFADRCKYVRPECRAISVPLYDAGYGRAYRCIIPEEELRRAYDHGQ, from the coding sequence ATGGGAAAAATTATGCTGGAGGTGCGTGATCTTACTACCAAATATGTCACGCGCTATAAAGAGGATGTCTACGCCGTCGATCACGTCTCGCTAAAGATCGAGGAAGGCAAAACTCTCGGCATTGCCGGCGAATCGGGTTGTGGAAAATCGACCCTGGCCCTAAGCCTGATGGGCTATTACTTTCCGCCGCTCCATTACATGAGCGGCGAGATTATCATTGATGGGCACAATATCACCGGCATGAAACCGGACGAAGTACGTAAATCGATCCTGGGCAAGGAGATCGCCTATATTCCCCAGGCGGCCATGAACGCGCTGAATCCCACCCGGAAAGTGATCGATTTCATCGGTGATGTGATCCACGCCCACGATCCAACCTGGACCAAGAAGCAGATCTACGACCATGCCCGCGCCCTCTTTGAACGCCTGGGGCTGCCGGCAACGGTGCTGCACAAATATCCTGTCGAACTTTCGGGTGGGATGAAACAACGCACGGTGATCGCCATTGCTGTCATCTTGAGGCCAAAGGTGCTGATCGCCGATGAACCCTCATCCGCCCTGGATGTCACCTCCCAAAAGATGGTCATCAAAATGCTGCGGGACATGATGGAGAGCGGTTTCATCAAAGCCATGATCTTCATCACCCACGAGCTGCCCCTCCTCTACAACGTCGCCGACGACATCATGGTCATGTACGCCGGACAGATTGTGGAAAGAGGCACCTCTAAACAGGTCGTCTTTGACCCTCTCCATCCCTATTCAAAAGGGCTGATGGGATCGATCATCGTGCCGGAAAGTGGCCTGCGCAGCGTCAAATTGACTGCTATCCCCGGCTCGCCCCCCAACTTGAAAAACCCGCCGCCAGGATGTCGCTTCGCCGATCGCTGTAAATATGTGCGGCCAGAATGCCGGGCCATTTCGGTGCCTTTGTACGATGCAGGCTATGGCCGCGCCTATCGGTGCATCATACCGGAAGAGGAGTTAAGGAGGGCTTACGATCATGGCCAGTAA
- a CDS encoding ABC transporter permease — translation MKGYTRYFLVKFGWFLVTFVFAFVLNFTLPRLMPGDPVAAIVARQAQGMSNPTGVQAIYQQYTELFGTNRPIIEQFFIYVRNVFRGDFGFSFSQYPRTVAEVIGASIGWTLILQFPAILVGWILGNVLGAMAAYLKGGFDKMVMPTALFLSSFPAFGMAIILLVIFAVQLKWLPTSGGYGYNLIPSLTPTFLWSAFVHYQLPFWSIVLIAIGGQAIGMRSMSIYELNADYVKFARFMGIKDDKIVAYVFRNAMLPQVTGLALSIGTMVGGALIAEIVFSYPGLGTTLLNGIMGQDYPLISAATLIITFMVLTAFFILEIVYGLIDPRIKAAQSD, via the coding sequence TTGAAAGGCTACACCCGATATTTCCTCGTTAAATTCGGTTGGTTTCTGGTCACCTTTGTCTTCGCCTTTGTGCTGAACTTTACTTTGCCCCGCCTGATGCCCGGCGATCCGGTAGCCGCGATTGTAGCCCGACAGGCGCAAGGCATGAGCAACCCAACCGGCGTGCAGGCAATCTACCAGCAATACACCGAACTTTTCGGTACCAACAGGCCCATCATCGAACAATTTTTCATCTATGTGCGCAACGTGTTTCGCGGAGACTTTGGCTTTTCGTTCAGTCAATATCCCCGTACGGTGGCGGAGGTGATCGGCGCTTCGATTGGTTGGACCCTGATCTTACAGTTTCCGGCCATCCTTGTGGGCTGGATTTTGGGCAATGTACTCGGTGCCATGGCCGCCTATCTCAAAGGTGGCTTTGATAAGATGGTTATGCCCACTGCTCTCTTCCTGAGCAGCTTTCCGGCTTTTGGCATGGCCATCATCTTACTTGTGATCTTCGCTGTACAACTGAAGTGGCTGCCCACATCGGGCGGCTATGGCTACAACCTGATCCCCAGCCTGACGCCCACCTTCCTATGGTCGGCATTCGTCCACTACCAGCTGCCCTTTTGGTCCATTGTGCTGATTGCCATCGGTGGCCAGGCCATCGGCATGCGCTCCATGTCGATCTACGAGTTGAATGCGGATTACGTGAAATTTGCCCGCTTTATGGGCATCAAGGACGACAAGATCGTGGCCTACGTCTTCCGCAACGCCATGCTGCCCCAGGTGACCGGTCTGGCCCTCTCCATCGGCACGATGGTTGGCGGCGCGCTGATCGCCGAGATCGTGTTCAGCTATCCTGGCCTTGGCACGACGCTTTTGAATGGCATCATGGGGCAGGACTATCCCCTTATCTCGGCTGCAACCTTAATCATCACGTTCATGGTGTTGACAGCCTTTTTTATTCTGGAGATCGTATACGGCCTGATCGATCCACGCATCAAGGCCGCCCAGTCTGATTAG
- the lysS gene encoding lysine--tRNA ligase, translating into MTDQERSRLQNLQALMEAGIEPYPARARRTHTIAQARALYESGADSQGPVSVAGRLKRIRIMGKMSFADLEDGTGQIQILVRRDSLPEGWYNDIWKKLIDLGDFISVTGPLVVTKTGELSVEAQSIQFLSKALKPMPDKWHGVRDRETRYRRRYVDLLANPEVREVFRRRAAIVRALREYLDREGFLEVETPILQPIYGGAAARPFVTHHNQLHQDLYLRISFELYLKRLIVGGFDRVYEIGRDFRNEGVSFKHNPEFTQLEFYEAYADYNGVMKRTEEMLAYVAQQVTGGTQITWQGKTIDLKPPWRRISLRQAILDATGIDYEAFPDAASLAQEMRRLGHEPDPKSSWGKLVDSLLARHVEPELIQPTFLIDYPRDISPLAKATPDDPRQVERFEGFIGGMEICNAFSEINDPIDQWQRFVDENYRARHGDDEAHPIDEDYIEALSYGMPPTGGFGMGIDRLTMLFTDKDTIREVILFPHLRSIKEEPEKEEPEAESSATSPGEGAA; encoded by the coding sequence TTGACCGATCAGGAACGATCACGCCTGCAAAATCTGCAGGCGCTGATGGAGGCCGGCATTGAGCCCTACCCCGCCCGCGCCCGGCGTACCCACACCATCGCCCAGGCCCGGGCCCTGTACGAATCGGGCGCCGACAGCCAGGGCCCCGTCTCGGTGGCAGGTCGGCTCAAGCGCATCCGCATCATGGGGAAGATGAGCTTCGCCGACCTGGAAGATGGCACCGGCCAGATCCAGATCCTAGTCCGCCGGGACAGCCTGCCCGAAGGCTGGTACAACGACATCTGGAAGAAGCTGATCGATCTGGGCGACTTCATCAGCGTCACCGGACCCCTGGTGGTGACCAAAACTGGCGAGCTGAGCGTGGAGGCCCAGTCCATCCAGTTCCTCAGCAAGGCCCTCAAGCCCATGCCCGATAAGTGGCATGGCGTGCGGGACCGGGAGACCCGCTACCGTCGCCGGTACGTGGACCTGTTGGCCAACCCGGAGGTGCGGGAGGTCTTCCGCCGCCGGGCGGCTATCGTGCGGGCCTTGCGAGAGTACCTGGACCGGGAAGGCTTCCTGGAAGTGGAGACGCCCATCCTGCAGCCCATCTACGGCGGCGCTGCAGCCCGGCCCTTTGTCACCCATCACAATCAGCTTCACCAGGATCTCTACCTGCGCATCAGCTTCGAGCTCTACCTGAAGCGTCTGATCGTGGGGGGCTTCGACCGGGTCTATGAGATCGGGCGGGACTTCCGCAACGAGGGCGTCAGCTTCAAGCACAACCCGGAGTTCACCCAGCTCGAATTTTACGAGGCCTATGCCGACTACAACGGTGTCATGAAGCGCACCGAGGAGATGCTGGCCTACGTGGCCCAACAGGTCACCGGGGGCACCCAGATCACCTGGCAGGGCAAGACCATCGACCTGAAACCGCCCTGGCGCCGAATCTCCTTGCGCCAGGCCATCCTGGACGCGACCGGCATCGACTACGAGGCCTTTCCAGACGCGGCATCCCTGGCTCAGGAAATGCGCCGCCTGGGCCACGAGCCCGATCCCAAGAGCAGCTGGGGCAAGCTGGTGGACAGCCTGCTGGCCCGCCACGTGGAGCCGGAGCTGATCCAGCCCACCTTCCTGATCGACTACCCGCGGGACATCAGCCCCCTGGCCAAGGCGACCCCGGACGATCCCCGGCAGGTGGAGCGGTTCGAGGGTTTCATCGGCGGCATGGAGATCTGCAATGCCTTCAGCGAGATCAACGATCCCATCGACCAGTGGCAGCGCTTCGTGGATGAAAACTACCGGGCGCGCCATGGCGACGATGAGGCCCACCCCATCGACGAGGATTACATCGAGGCCCTCAGCTATGGGATGCCGCCTACCGGTGGCTTCGGCATGGGCATCGACCGCTTGACCATGCTCTTCACCGACAAGGACACCATCCGCGAGGTCATCCTCTTTCCCCACCTGCGTTCCATCAAGGAAGAGCCCGAGAAAGAGGAGCCCGAGGCCGAATCCTCCGCCACTTCCCCAGGGGAGGGGGCGGCCTGA
- a CDS encoding ABC transporter ATP-binding protein, with amino-acid sequence MASNGQPCLSGRGVTKIFGFGRTRTVAVDHVDFDFHEGEIVSIVGESGSGKTTLAKMLLGLINVTEGEIYFQGKKRDLSSGRKRREYWRNIQAIFQDPFSSYNIFQKIDSVLLDCIRMRGGGRLPREQKIEMMTEACSFVNLKFAELTNKYPFELSGGQMQRLMIARIFLLKPKILVADEPTSMIDACSRATILDYLMKLRNETGMTLIFITHDIGLAYYVSDTIYIMEHGRFVESGTADDVILHPRQPYTRRLISDVPKIYEEWDLSTV; translated from the coding sequence ATGGCCAGTAACGGACAACCATGTCTGAGCGGCCGAGGCGTGACCAAAATCTTCGGCTTTGGTCGCACCAGAACCGTCGCCGTCGACCACGTGGACTTTGACTTTCACGAAGGCGAAATCGTCTCCATCGTAGGTGAGTCGGGCAGCGGTAAGACGACCCTGGCCAAAATGTTGCTGGGGCTGATCAACGTGACCGAAGGAGAGATCTATTTTCAGGGGAAGAAGCGAGATCTCAGCTCCGGCCGAAAACGGCGAGAGTACTGGCGCAATATCCAGGCGATCTTCCAGGACCCCTTCTCCTCATACAACATTTTTCAGAAAATCGACTCCGTCCTACTCGATTGTATCCGAATGCGCGGGGGTGGCAGGCTACCTCGGGAACAGAAAATTGAGATGATGACAGAGGCGTGTAGTTTCGTCAACCTGAAGTTCGCCGAACTCACCAACAAATATCCCTTCGAGCTCTCAGGTGGGCAGATGCAGCGCCTCATGATTGCCCGTATCTTCCTGCTTAAACCCAAGATCCTAGTGGCGGATGAACCTACCTCCATGATTGACGCCTGTTCACGTGCCACCATCCTGGACTATCTGATGAAACTACGTAACGAAACCGGCATGACGCTCATCTTCATTACCCACGACATTGGCCTGGCCTACTACGTCTCCGACACCATCTACATCATGGAACACGGACGCTTTGTAGAAAGCGGTACCGCCGACGACGTCATTCTTCATCCCAGACAACCTTATACCCGCCGTCTGATCAGTGACGTACCGAAAATCTACGAGGAATGGGATCTCTCCACTGTGTAA
- a CDS encoding ABC transporter substrate-binding protein translates to MRSRFNLWIVLLLITGMVLAACGGGATSPEPAVEQPAAQEQAAQEQPAQAAEAPATAPAEASAPVDANALPRDETLYYNGFQWGPVVGWNPYSNSNNNGMAIAQQDNARVTMFETPYLYNMLDGKQYPLLADGDWSWNEDRTEITFKIKPAARWSDGTPVTAEDVAYTWATHVKYETAIGAANKAYIDTIEAVDPQTVVIKAKLDENGRAVNPLIVQAYLSSYYVIQKAWTQKLEERSGGDPTKLMADPAEDVVYSGPYGKFFADDTKVVLVRNDNYWGQDPSMWGKLPAPKYLAHTIFKDNAAGTTALAAGEVDVSQQFNSNVQDLWEKQNLPISTYLPDPPYHIGASLPTAFYNLKAPGLDQVCIRKAIAIAVDYRAIVANAMTNQSATFEQVPRSLMNPTPFEQALYNREAVRELQWVGNDIEGAKKLLDDCGVVDTDGDGWREYNGEKLSYVATCPNGWSDWQAAIEIVAAAGKEIGIDITTNFPEWSVYQTVVTKSDTPLPPGYEIFMMWSAGAGPTQPWGRIRNLLSSEWIGLPSNWSGNWGQYSNPEVDDLLAKIPHETDEAKLKEMYTRLVEIYLTDVPSFTLMYRPQNFHTVNESVWTNFPHEGDGTNPPVPPLNLTDGWSIAGLYNLTLVEP, encoded by the coding sequence ATGAGATCTCGCTTCAACCTTTGGATTGTCCTGCTGCTCATCACCGGCATGGTGCTGGCGGCCTGCGGTGGCGGCGCAACATCCCCCGAGCCAGCAGTAGAGCAGCCAGCTGCCCAGGAACAAGCCGCCCAGGAGCAGCCTGCGCAAGCAGCAGAAGCGCCCGCCACAGCTCCGGCGGAGGCTTCCGCCCCGGTGGATGCCAATGCATTGCCCCGCGACGAGACCCTCTACTACAACGGTTTCCAGTGGGGCCCCGTGGTCGGTTGGAATCCCTACTCCAACAGCAACAACAATGGCATGGCCATCGCCCAGCAGGACAACGCCCGGGTGACCATGTTCGAAACCCCATACCTCTACAACATGCTGGACGGCAAGCAGTATCCGCTTCTGGCGGACGGCGACTGGTCGTGGAACGAGGATCGCACCGAGATCACCTTCAAGATCAAGCCCGCCGCCCGCTGGAGCGATGGGACACCGGTGACTGCCGAAGACGTTGCCTACACCTGGGCTACCCACGTGAAGTATGAGACTGCGATTGGTGCTGCAAACAAGGCGTACATCGACACCATCGAAGCAGTCGATCCCCAGACCGTTGTGATTAAAGCGAAGCTGGATGAAAATGGCCGAGCGGTCAACCCGCTGATCGTACAGGCGTACCTGAGCAGCTACTACGTGATCCAGAAGGCCTGGACGCAGAAGCTGGAAGAGCGCAGTGGCGGCGACCCCACCAAGCTGATGGCAGACCCGGCAGAGGATGTGGTCTACTCCGGTCCCTACGGCAAGTTCTTCGCCGATGACACCAAAGTCGTGCTGGTGCGCAACGACAATTACTGGGGTCAGGATCCCAGCATGTGGGGGAAGCTGCCGGCGCCCAAGTACCTGGCCCACACCATCTTCAAGGACAACGCGGCCGGCACCACGGCTCTCGCGGCCGGCGAGGTGGACGTCAGCCAGCAGTTCAACTCCAACGTCCAGGACCTATGGGAGAAGCAGAACCTGCCCATCTCCACATATCTCCCAGACCCGCCCTACCACATCGGCGCCAGCCTGCCGACTGCCTTCTACAACCTGAAGGCGCCTGGCCTGGATCAGGTCTGCATCCGCAAAGCCATTGCCATCGCTGTGGATTATCGGGCCATCGTCGCCAACGCCATGACCAATCAGTCCGCCACCTTCGAGCAGGTGCCTCGTTCGCTGATGAATCCAACCCCCTTCGAGCAGGCTCTGTACAACCGGGAAGCAGTCCGGGAGTTGCAATGGGTGGGTAATGACATTGAAGGCGCCAAAAAGCTGCTTGACGACTGTGGCGTGGTGGACACCGACGGTGACGGCTGGCGCGAATACAATGGCGAGAAGCTGAGCTACGTGGCCACCTGCCCCAACGGCTGGTCCGACTGGCAGGCCGCCATCGAGATCGTGGCTGCCGCCGGCAAAGAGATCGGCATCGACATTACCACCAACTTCCCCGAATGGTCGGTCTACCAGACTGTCGTCACCAAATCTGACACGCCGCTGCCGCCCGGCTATGAGATCTTCATGATGTGGAGCGCCGGGGCTGGCCCGACGCAACCCTGGGGTCGCATCCGCAACCTGCTCAGCTCGGAGTGGATCGGCCTGCCCAGCAACTGGAGCGGCAACTGGGGTCAGTACTCCAACCCAGAGGTGGACGATCTCCTGGCTAAGATTCCTCATGAGACGGATGAGGCCAAGTTGAAGGAGATGTACACACGTTTGGTGGAGATCTACCTGACCGACGTGCCTTCCTTCACCTTGATGTATCGCCCACAGAACTTCCACACCGTCAACGAGAGCGTCTGGACGAACTTCCCCCACGAGGGCGACGGCACCAACCCGCCCGTCCCGCCGCTTAACCTGACGGATGGCTGGAGCATCGCTGGTCTTTACAACCTCACCCTCGTAGAGCCATAG
- a CDS encoding ABC transporter permease produces MQHTFRQIFRSGKFIIGFTILMMILLMVIIYPLLFPYPPLQIIAQGTFFPPGVYVSVYDAINAPALYTLNLEDADLKRIANRLSQEDREAMKEWLVSFGVPEEEIDIENTEQLLSQWNANYDPNLRLPGMTFARQRYFQRVNAAIDGLLSTEGAIVATRDPETGTLEEKTVIQQTDYANVDQIANVRVLPLGTDNFGRDVLPQLVVATRVSLLIGLVAGLIATTIGLSLGLVAGYIGGLIDDVIMFVTNLFTVIPAFVLLILISFSIGQDRRGAITIAIVIGFTSWVWTARAVRSQVLSLRNRDHVNLSKLSGHSVFRIILIDILPYIASYVVMALILQISSGILAEAGLSILGLGPRTTETPTLGLMLNWSMIYQAHILGKWWAYLPVLITIALISFSMNLMNTGLDQVFNPALRD; encoded by the coding sequence ATGCAGCATACTTTCAGGCAGATTTTTCGCTCCGGCAAGTTTATTATCGGTTTCACGATTTTGATGATGATCCTCCTGATGGTCATCATCTACCCCTTGTTGTTCCCCTATCCACCCCTTCAGATTATTGCCCAGGGCACCTTCTTTCCCCCCGGCGTCTATGTAAGCGTCTACGATGCCATCAACGCGCCGGCGTTGTACACCCTTAACCTGGAAGACGCCGACCTGAAACGCATTGCCAACAGGTTAAGCCAGGAAGATCGGGAGGCCATGAAAGAGTGGCTGGTCTCCTTCGGCGTGCCTGAAGAAGAAATAGACATCGAGAATACCGAACAATTGCTGTCCCAATGGAACGCCAACTACGACCCCAATCTGCGCTTGCCCGGCATGACCTTCGCCCGGCAGCGCTATTTTCAGCGCGTCAACGCGGCCATTGATGGACTGCTCTCCACCGAAGGGGCCATCGTCGCCACCCGAGATCCTGAGACGGGCACGTTGGAGGAAAAAACCGTCATCCAACAGACGGACTACGCCAACGTAGACCAGATCGCCAATGTGCGCGTTCTCCCGCTGGGGACTGATAACTTTGGCCGCGATGTGCTGCCACAATTGGTTGTCGCCACGCGGGTCTCGCTGCTGATCGGCCTGGTCGCGGGGCTGATCGCCACGACCATTGGCCTGTCGCTGGGATTAGTGGCCGGGTACATTGGCGGGCTAATCGATGACGTTATCATGTTCGTCACCAACCTGTTCACCGTCATCCCCGCCTTTGTACTGTTAATCCTCATCTCCTTCAGCATCGGCCAGGACAGGCGTGGGGCCATCACCATCGCCATCGTGATCGGCTTCACCTCCTGGGTGTGGACGGCGAGAGCCGTACGCTCTCAAGTGCTTTCCCTGCGCAATCGCGACCATGTCAATCTCTCGAAACTTTCCGGGCATTCGGTATTTCGTATCATCCTCATCGACATTCTGCCCTATATCGCCTCCTACGTGGTCATGGCCCTCATCCTGCAGATCTCGTCGGGCATTCTGGCAGAGGCCGGCCTTTCCATCCTGGGGTTAGGGCCGCGCACCACTGAAACACCGACCCTGGGGCTAATGCTGAACTGGTCGATGATCTACCAGGCCCACATTTTGGGCAAGTGGTGGGCGTACCTGCCCGTGCTGATCACGATCGCCCTGATTTCATTCTCCATGAATCTCATGAACACCGGACTGGACCAGGTGTTTAATCCTGCGCTAAGGGATTGA